A stretch of DNA from Spirochaetota bacterium:
AATTAAGGATATCACAATTATCCTCGCTTGACAAAATCGTATCATCTCTGTGGTTCTCTTTATTTATCCGGACATTCGGGTTGCGTTCTCTGCATAGCGCTTTCCGAATATTCATGGTATACTCACTGGTATGGCGACCATTTCACGCAGGGATTTTATTTTCAACGCTGCGGCAAAAGCATCGTCGATAGCCCTCGCCGGTTCTATCGTGCCTTCGCTTACCGCGGCCGGAGGCGCATCCATGACTTCATTCCTCGCTATCGGCAATAGTGTCGCTGGAGAAAAGTCCGGCATACACATGTTCCGCATCGATAATGGATCGGGGGCGATCTCGACGATAGGGTTTACCGCCTGTGAACGACCATCGTTCACGCTCGCTTCACCCGACGGGAAGACACTCTATGCCGTCGGCGAATCGGCGAAGTTCAACGGGAAGCCCGGCGGGAGCGTATCGGCATATGCTGTCGGCGAGAACGGGGCGCTTACGTTCATGAACGCGGAATCGTCCGGCGGCGCGGGGCCGTGTCATCTCGGCTTCAGCGCGAACGGGAAGTTCATCATCGCATCCAATTATTCCGGCGGTTCGGTCGGCGTGCTGCCGCTCGCTTCCGACGGGAAAGTGCTTGCACCGTCATGCGTGATACAGCACAGCGGCAAGGGCCCCAATCCGAAACGCCAGACGGCGCCGCATTGCCACAGCGCCACCGTTTTTCCCGACGGCATCGTCGCGATAGCCGATCTCGGTCTTGATAAGATATTCCTTTATCGCCTGACGGATGACGGTACGCTCACGCCGCATACCGCGCCGTTCGCCGAATGCGCCCCCGGTGCCGGTGTCCGCTGGCTCGCCGTGCACCCGAAGAAGAGGATAGTGTACTCGGTGAACGAGCTTAACTGCACCGTGGACAGGTATCGGTATGAGAACGCATCGCTGGCACGCGTGCAGACCGAATGCACGATAACCGAAACAGTAACGCCCGATATGAGCGGCGCATCGATACGGGTTTCGGCGGACGGGAATTTCCTCTACGCCTCAACGCGCGGGCATGACAGCATAGCCTTGTTCTCGCTCGCCGCCGACGGGGCAATGACATTCATAAGCACGACGCCGTCCGGCGGTCTGTGGCCGCGCGATTTCGCGCTCTCACAGAACGGGAAAATACTCGTTGCGGCGAACCAGAAGTCCGACAGCATAAGCGTTTTCCGCCGCGATGAAAAGAGCGGCGCATTGTCCGCGGCGGGTGCTTCCGCATCGGTCGCCGGCGCAACATCGGTCTTGTTCTTCAGCCGTGGTGAGTGAATTTTTTTGCAGGTGAAATATACTGATCGATTAACGCCGAATTAAGAGGGATAGACACGAATTGCACGAATAAACACGAATAATTCGTGGGAATTAGTGAAATTCGTGTCTGGCTAACCATAGCCATTTGCAATTATTTCGCTGCGTTGCCGCAATAGAAAGTCACACACTCAGCCGTGCGTAGAATTGACACTGAAGAATTTATCCTGTATACTGCGGGGAGTACATAGGAGATATGATCGAGGAGGCGGACGTATGCGTTCAATCCATCTTTGTTTCTTTATTCCCGTCATATGTCTTTCGTTGTTCGCGCAGGACAGGAAGCCGCGTATCGGCGTACTCGATTTCACTGCGGCCGGTGTAAGCGCCTCCGACGCACAGGTGGTCGGCGAGATGTTCCGCGGCGAGACGGTGAACAGCGGGGCGTTCGAGGTCCTCGACCGCAACAATATGAACAGTATCATGAAAGAACAGCAGCTGCAGATGAGCGGCTGCACCGAAAGCGCCTGCGCGGTGCAGATCGGGCGTCTGCTCAATATGGAATACATGCTCTACGGTTCCCTCTCCAAGCTCGGCAGCGTGTTCATCATTCAGGTAAGCATGGCGAACATCGAGACGGCGCAGATCGTCGTTTCGACGAAGGAGAAATTCCCAGCGATAGAGAATGCCGATGAAGCCATCAATCGTATCGTCAACAATCTGAAATGGAAAGTGGCGGATTATCAGCGCGAACTTCTGCAGAAGCGCAGGGAGCGCGGGTTGGCGGACCCGCCGAGAACGGAGCCGAAAAAAGAGGTGAAACCCGTCGCATCGGAAACGAAGAAAGAAGACAAGACCGCGGGGGCAAAGACGACGATACGGACGGCAGCCGGGGGAACGGAATGGAGTACATTGAAATGGACGGTATTGTTCTCGACGGCCGGGGCGCTCGCTGCGGGCGGGACGCTTAATATACTCGGGGCGCTGCAGCAGAGCGGTGCCGAGAGCTACTATGCCAGCACCTATATGACGGAAAGCGGCGGGGCGCTCAGTGTATACGATACGAAATACACGACCTATCAGGGGATGATAACGGCGGGCAATATCGAGAACATCATCGCCTATTCCCTGTACGGTGTCGCAGCAGCGCTCGCCGTGTGGTGGTTTTTTATACCGGATGTACCCGCAATGAAAGACGCATCGATCCTTCCATCGGTATCGCCGGTGTTCGCGGAGAATGGGGCGCTAGACGGTGCATCACTTGCATTCACTTGGCGTTGGTGAGGGGGATACGATGGAACGAAGATCTATTGCTCTTGGTGTCGCTATCGGTGCTGTATGCATGCTGCTCGGCGCTATCGGATGCATAGCCCAGCCGAAAGGCCGTTTGAACCCGTACGATCCCTCGGCGATATTTACCGGTGCGACGAACTGGCAAGTGAAGACCGCCGCTGCAGCGTTCAGCGCCCGCGGCGGTCATTCCGTCGTTGTTTACAACAGTAAGATGTGGCTTATCGGCGGGTACGATGGGGCTGCATGTCTGAACGATGTATGGAGCTCCCCGAACGGCATTGCCTGGACTCCGGCGACGGCGTCGGCGGCATTCACCGGCCGCACCCGGCATGCATGCCTCGTTTTCAACGGGAAAATGTGGATCATCGCCGGGCTTTTCGAACCGGCTGGAATAACTGACGTTACCAATGACGTTTGGTATTCTGGCGATGGTGTGTCGTGGGTATGTGCGAAACAGAAGGCCGCGTTCATCCGGAGATTTCAGTTCGGGGCTGCGGTGTTCAATAACTGCATGTGGGTCGTTGCCGGCTCGACGAACAATAATAATCCCTCGGACCTGACGAATGATGTTTGGTATTCGAAGGACGGCACGAATTGGAATGCAGCGAATGACGGCGCGCCATTCGATATCCGCAATGGGTGCTCGCTGCTTGTGCATAACGAAAAACTTTGGCTCATCGCGGGAAGCGGCGCCGGTCCTTATTATAGAGATGTCTGGTCATCACCAGACGGGACAAATTGGACGCAGGCAGTCGCAACTGCTCCGTTTTTTACGCGCTCATCGTTTTACGGCGCTGTCTTTCATAATCGCATAGTGCTCATCGGGGGATATCATCCGTCTTTCGGGGCCGCGGGCTGTACGAATGACGTGTGGCTGTCACCGGACGGGATACAATGGACGAATGTCCTTGCTTTCCCCGCGTTCGCGAAGCGCTATCGCCATGCGGCGGTCGCATTTGATGAAAAGATCTGGCTTATTGGCGGGAATACGACCCCAACCACTCGAGCCAATGACGTGTGGTGCTCAGAGTAAGCTGCGGTTTTTTGTTTCGGCGATAGGAATGCAATAATACTTCGTCGGCGAGACCTCGTTCCGCGATCAGTGGCATAATCCGTCATTCCATGATAGTATGCGCCCGATCATGAAGACTATTTATATCGAAACACTCGGCTGCGAGAAGAACACCGTCGACAGCGAGATGATGATAGGCATACTCGAGAAGGCCGGTCATACGTTCACGGTGAAACCGGAAGAAGCGGAAGTCATCATCGTCAATACCTGCGCCTTCATCGGTGATGCGAAGAAAGAGGCCATCGATAAGATATTGTCCTACGGTGTTTTCCGTCAGCACGGGAAATGCAAGCGGCTCATCGCCACCGGCTGTATGCCGCAGCGCTATCGCGAGGACCTTACCATCGCGCTCCGCGAGGTGGATGCCTTCATCGGCACGAATAATCTCTCCAACATCGTCAAGGCGGTCGATGCCGGGACGACGCATATCACGCCTGCACCGGAAACGTATGAGGAACATCCCGGATCGCGTGTGCATACCGGCGGCAAGGGGAGCGCGTTCATACGCATAGCCGACGGCTGTTTTTCCACGTGCAGCTTCTGTGCCATACCGCTCATTCGCGGGAAATACCGGAGCCGCACTATCGAGAACATCATGAACGAGGCGCGCGGATACGCGGCGATCGGTACGAAAGAGCTGAACCTCATCGCGCAGGAAACGACGTATTACGGACAGGATAATTACGGCGAGCGCATGCTCCCGAAACTGCTGAAAGGGCTTGCCGGCATCGACGGCATACGATGGATACGGGTGCTCTATCAGAACCCCGCCCTTATCGATAATGCCATGCTCGATGCTTTTTTCTCCGATGAAAAAATATTGCCGTACTTCGATATTCCGTTCCAGCATGTGAACGCAGGCATCCTCAAGAACATGCGCCGATGGGGTTCCCGCGACGATATCCTCTCGCTTATCGGGCGTATACGTGAGCGCAATCCCGAGAGCGTCATTCGCACATCGTTCATCGTCGGTTTCCCCGGCGAGGGTGAGGATGAGTTCAACGAGCTTATGGAGCTCGTTCACGAGGCGAAATTCGACCGCATGGGGATATTCGTGTATTCCGAGGAAGAGGGCACCGACGCGCTTTCGCTCGGTCTCGAGAAAGCCGATGAGGCGGAGGCGATGGACCGCCGTGAGAAGCTCATGCATGCGCAGCTCGCCATTTCCGAGGAGCGATTATCCCGCTACAATGGCCGCACGATGGAAGTGCTCGTCGAATCGGTCACCGAGAAAGAGATGACCGGCCGTTCATGGCAGAGCGCGCCCGAGGTCGACGGCTTCGTCATCGCGCCGCGTTCGGGCGATGTAAAGCCGGGCGATCTTGTTGCGGTAACGGTCGATCATGCGAACGAGCATGATCTCTATGGGAATATCGTATAGCGCGGTGCTTATCGTACCGATACGGACGAAACGGAAAATATCGGTATATATCGGAAAAGAAAAACCGAATCGTGCATGAAGTGTACCGGTTTCTGTATGTACACATCGACTGTTTCATCGTATTGTTGAGGTAACGTTAAGTATGGAGAACTGAAATGAAAAAAGCAGTGTCGAGTCGGCTTCCCGGTTCTATTTTTATTATCGTATTCGTGCTGTGCGCCGCACTGACGGCGGATACCGTTCTGTTTTCCGAACGGTTTACCAATGAAAATTCGGTGAGGGAGCGCTGGCACGGGAAAAGCGGATCGGCGGCGTTCGACGCCTGTTCGTTTTTGCCTGAAGGCGGATTGAAGATAACCAGGACAAATCAGGATATACCGGCGCTGATCGACACCGAGATCCCGCCGGGGATGGTGCATAAAAAAGCGATAGTCGTTTCGGCGCGTATCCGCGGCGAGAACATTACGAAAATAAACCCCGCGTATACGGGTTCGCGGTTTCTCTTTCAGTTGTTCCGCTCCGGAGCGGCGTCCTACCTTCACACAACAATACCCTCAGGGACGTTCGGCTGGACGAATATCAGTTTCTACGGCGAGATGCAGGGCGAGCAGTGCGATAAGATAATCTTCCGCATCGGGCTCGACCAGGCGCTCGGGACGATCGTTTTCGATCGTATCGAAATCCGTGTCATCGAAACTTTCTCGACGGACCAGGCGGCGGGCTTTGCCGGCGCTGCGAATGAAAAAGGACACGATCTTCCCGCGTTGCGCGGCGTCATGATGTTCGACCCCATTACCGAAGAGAACGTGAAAACGCTCTCGGAATGGAATGTCAACTGTATTCGCTGGAATATCGGCGGATGGGACCACGATGTTTTTCCTGATGGGCTGCATTCGAAGGATTTTGATGCGATCTTCAATAAAGAGATAGAAAAGATCGATACGCTTATCTCGCTTGCGAAAAAATACGGCATGTATGTGGTGCTCGATATGATGGGCGCCTCGCAGTACGGCCTTTTCTCGAGCGCATCGAGCCAGGCGCGGTTCATCGACTGCTGGAAGCGATTGGCGGCCCGCTATAAAGATTCCGACGTCGTGTCGGGCTACGATCTGGCGAACGAACCGATGAACGACTGGCGTGAAGGCGTCATGCGGTGGAACGAGCTGACGATCGCGACGGCAAAAGCCATCCGCACCATCGATCCGGCAACGACCATTATCATCGAGGGCGCCGTCGGCGGGAA
This window harbors:
- the rimO gene encoding 30S ribosomal protein S12 methylthiotransferase RimO, whose translation is MKTIYIETLGCEKNTVDSEMMIGILEKAGHTFTVKPEEAEVIIVNTCAFIGDAKKEAIDKILSYGVFRQHGKCKRLIATGCMPQRYREDLTIALREVDAFIGTNNLSNIVKAVDAGTTHITPAPETYEEHPGSRVHTGGKGSAFIRIADGCFSTCSFCAIPLIRGKYRSRTIENIMNEARGYAAIGTKELNLIAQETTYYGQDNYGERMLPKLLKGLAGIDGIRWIRVLYQNPALIDNAMLDAFFSDEKILPYFDIPFQHVNAGILKNMRRWGSRDDILSLIGRIRERNPESVIRTSFIVGFPGEGEDEFNELMELVHEAKFDRMGIFVYSEEEGTDALSLGLEKADEAEAMDRREKLMHAQLAISEERLSRYNGRTMEVLVESVTEKEMTGRSWQSAPEVDGFVIAPRSGDVKPGDLVAVTVDHANEHDLYGNIV
- a CDS encoding lactonase family protein, yielding MATISRRDFIFNAAAKASSIALAGSIVPSLTAAGGASMTSFLAIGNSVAGEKSGIHMFRIDNGSGAISTIGFTACERPSFTLASPDGKTLYAVGESAKFNGKPGGSVSAYAVGENGALTFMNAESSGGAGPCHLGFSANGKFIIASNYSGGSVGVLPLASDGKVLAPSCVIQHSGKGPNPKRQTAPHCHSATVFPDGIVAIADLGLDKIFLYRLTDDGTLTPHTAPFAECAPGAGVRWLAVHPKKRIVYSVNELNCTVDRYRYENASLARVQTECTITETVTPDMSGASIRVSADGNFLYASTRGHDSIALFSLAADGAMTFISTTPSGGLWPRDFALSQNGKILVAANQKSDSISVFRRDEKSGALSAAGASASVAGATSVLFFSRGE
- a CDS encoding CsgG/HfaB family protein; this translates as MRSIHLCFFIPVICLSLFAQDRKPRIGVLDFTAAGVSASDAQVVGEMFRGETVNSGAFEVLDRNNMNSIMKEQQLQMSGCTESACAVQIGRLLNMEYMLYGSLSKLGSVFIIQVSMANIETAQIVVSTKEKFPAIENADEAINRIVNNLKWKVADYQRELLQKRRERGLADPPRTEPKKEVKPVASETKKEDKTAGAKTTIRTAAGGTEWSTLKWTVLFSTAGALAAGGTLNILGALQQSGAESYYASTYMTESGGALSVYDTKYTTYQGMITAGNIENIIAYSLYGVAAALAVWWFFIPDVPAMKDASILPSVSPVFAENGALDGASLAFTWRW
- a CDS encoding cellulase family glycosylhydrolase, which gives rise to MKKAVSSRLPGSIFIIVFVLCAALTADTVLFSERFTNENSVRERWHGKSGSAAFDACSFLPEGGLKITRTNQDIPALIDTEIPPGMVHKKAIVVSARIRGENITKINPAYTGSRFLFQLFRSGAASYLHTTIPSGTFGWTNISFYGEMQGEQCDKIIFRIGLDQALGTIVFDRIEIRVIETFSTDQAAGFAGAANEKGHDLPALRGVMMFDPITEENVKTLSEWNVNCIRWNIGGWDHDVFPDGLHSKDFDAIFNKEIEKIDTLISLAKKYGMYVVLDMMGASQYGLFSSASSQARFIDCWKRLAARYKDSDVVSGYDLANEPMNDWREGVMRWNELTIATAKAIRTIDPATTIIIEGAVGGNPIGFISLKPLPMSNIVYSPHMYQPVDITHQGILGYKVGAVYPGTVGGVYWDKAALEKALLPVIEFQKRYGVHMFVGEFSCIRWAPDGSAARYIADCIDIFEKYNWDWAYHAFRSWHGWDAECPEDMNVKDRSSTMTESGKVIRSWFAKNKRPGWYKK